A stretch of the Cyanobacterium stanieri LEGE 03274 genome encodes the following:
- a CDS encoding serine/threonine protein kinase produces the protein MVDCCRPNPPCINFCRLDGHLLKGKGVIVNPESGNRYEVLRVLAEGGMSTTYLVYNYAMEKLCVLKEIDSDLSSMAKARELFQREARVLKSLSHHGVPQFYDFFASKNYYSLIMEMIYGESLQMLNPHSEREAVGWMLQLAKILDYLHNLPKPVIHRDIKPSNLILRHNPEEIVLIDFGAVKEVTLKPGTRIATAGFSSPEQKKGLSFIQSDFYAVGTTLIYLLTRKSPTKFFNPVLNRFVGLETAGISPSLVEIINFLTQFDYNKRPQSAIALIDLFTQFRK, from the coding sequence ATGGTTGATTGTTGTCGCCCAAATCCTCCTTGTATTAATTTTTGTCGTCTTGATGGTCATTTACTCAAGGGAAAGGGAGTTATTGTAAATCCTGAAAGTGGTAATCGCTACGAAGTTTTAAGGGTTTTGGCAGAGGGGGGCATGAGTACCACCTATTTAGTTTATAACTATGCCATGGAAAAGTTATGTGTGTTAAAGGAGATTGATTCTGATTTATCTTCTATGGCAAAGGCAAGGGAACTTTTTCAGCGAGAAGCTAGGGTTTTAAAGAGTCTTAGTCATCATGGTGTTCCTCAATTTTATGATTTTTTTGCTTCTAAAAATTATTATTCTCTGATTATGGAGATGATTTATGGGGAGAGTTTACAAATGTTGAATCCCCATAGTGAAAGGGAAGCGGTGGGTTGGATGCTTCAATTAGCGAAAATTCTTGATTATTTACATAATCTACCTAAACCTGTAATTCATCGAGATATTAAGCCTAGTAATCTGATTTTACGTCATAATCCCGAAGAAATTGTTTTAATTGATTTTGGGGCGGTAAAGGAAGTTACCCTAAAACCAGGCACTCGCATCGCAACGGCTGGTTTTAGTTCCCCTGAACAGAAAAAAGGTTTATCTTTTATACAGTCGGATTTTTATGCGGTGGGTACTACTTTAATTTATCTTTTGACTCGTAAGTCTCCCACGAAGTTTTTTAATCCTGTTTTAAATCGTTTTGTTGGCTTGGAAACCGCTGGTATTTCCCCTTCTTTGGTGGAAATTATTAATTTTTTGACTCAGTTTGATTATAATAAACGCCCTCAAAGTGCGATCGCCCTTATCGATTTATTCACTCAATTTCGCAAATAA
- a CDS encoding serine/threonine-protein kinase, whose protein sequence is MSENYNQKTNIQSDEKTKIEIKTTIENQSFITKIEPAEDSTMIDDITIDTYKRKKNTDPFIGERCGENEEYLIVKFIAKGGMGNIYLCVNESETIEDDFVVVKFLDKECLEADNKQEIIDRFRREIKLLSSLNHPNIVNILDQGIYQLKEHGKSYDIPFFVMEYLQGETLSDYLIKTQKISLQESLCIITQILAGLRIAHNQGVIHRDLKPDNIFLIPTLNNKHIVKILDFGIARKVDSMSVIRLTKMNDYFASPYYISPEHIYGVTELDARSDIYNLGLIFYEIITGNKPFTDYDDLLVTKGWLGVHNLKLPIPPNQQIDCEKIPLILNNIILKCLAKNPNDRFQNSEEILAKIINIYPEYSILSAEFNGNYISKKQFIKGLVLSFFMGISLTSLILFIITTITNNVKQSFIINDQYTQMY, encoded by the coding sequence ATGTCGGAAAATTATAACCAAAAAACAAATATTCAATCAGATGAAAAAACAAAAATTGAGATCAAAACAACAATAGAAAATCAATCATTCATTACTAAAATAGAACCTGCCGAAGATTCTACCATGATTGATGATATTACCATCGATACATACAAAAGAAAAAAAAATACGGATCCTTTTATCGGTGAAAGATGTGGCGAAAATGAAGAATATTTAATTGTCAAATTCATTGCTAAAGGCGGTATGGGTAATATATACCTTTGTGTTAATGAATCAGAAACCATTGAAGATGATTTTGTGGTAGTAAAATTCTTAGATAAAGAATGCCTAGAAGCTGATAATAAACAAGAAATTATTGACCGTTTCAGACGAGAAATTAAATTATTATCTAGTTTAAATCATCCTAACATTGTTAATATTTTAGACCAAGGTATTTATCAACTAAAAGAACATGGCAAAAGTTATGATATTCCCTTCTTTGTGATGGAATATTTACAAGGAGAAACCCTAAGTGACTACCTAATAAAAACTCAAAAAATATCCCTCCAAGAATCTCTTTGTATAATTACTCAAATTTTAGCAGGATTAAGAATTGCTCACAATCAGGGGGTTATTCATCGAGATTTAAAGCCCGATAATATTTTTTTAATTCCTACCCTTAATAACAAACATATTGTCAAAATTCTTGATTTTGGTATCGCCCGAAAAGTCGATAGTATGAGTGTTATAAGATTAACTAAAATGAATGATTATTTTGCAAGTCCTTATTATATTTCCCCTGAACATATTTACGGAGTAACAGAGTTAGATGCGAGAAGTGATATTTATAATTTAGGTCTAATATTTTATGAAATTATCACAGGAAATAAACCGTTTACCGACTATGATGATTTATTGGTTACTAAAGGTTGGTTAGGGGTTCATAATCTTAAATTACCTATTCCACCTAATCAACAAATTGATTGTGAAAAAATTCCTTTAATACTGAATAATATTATCCTCAAATGTCTAGCCAAAAATCCTAATGATAGATTCCAAAACTCTGAAGAAATTCTTGCAAAAATTATCAATATTTATCCTGAATATAGTATCTTATCAGCAGAATTCAACGGTAATTATATTTCTAAAAAACAATTTATTAAAGGCTTAGTTTTAAGTTTTTTTATGGGAATTTCTCTCACTTCACTTATTTTATTTATAATTACTACTATTACGAATAATGTTAAACAGAGTTTTATTATTAATGATCAATATACTCAAATGTACTAA